The Lycium barbarum isolate Lr01 chromosome 9, ASM1917538v2, whole genome shotgun sequence genome has a segment encoding these proteins:
- the LOC132611739 gene encoding uncharacterized protein LOC132611739 has translation MMNALIWNIRSVNTMEAFTRLIKLNQKYHFGFIGLMEPFQDSGKIEEYRRRLGMELALVNISGKIWDFVEDIFDYYIMVDHQQHLTIKLRVRGSQEDMLVSLVYAKSTKTERLELWDSLEDLFTSVDIPWMIGGDFNSITSEDEKFCGLPVTINEIQDFRGCIHNCGISDLGFSGSKFTWWNGQSGDDCIFKRLDRCLGNLLLQAKYSSVGIKHLIRSGSDHAPMLISYTGDNRSIKKPFKFLNFWVKQEGFIELIKQNWTADFLANPFILFHHKLKKVKTALAQWSKATFGNIFQEIEALEEIIKVKETQFQNFPTPNNRQELHKVQAELHRYLHLEEEFWKQKVGMQWFQDGDRNTKKFHAYVQGRRKQMQIRRIQGDDGSWIEEEGGIIAEAIRFYTAQFTKEEDPKDFDILNHFPRMIFEEENL, from the coding sequence ATGATGAATGCTCTTATATGGAATATTAGGTCTGTTAATACCATGGAAGCTTTTACAAGGTTGATAAAACTGAATCAAAAATACCATTTTGGTTTTATAGGattaatggaaccttttcaagatTCAGGCAAGATAGAGGAATATAGAAGGAGACTTGGAATGGAGCTTGCATTAGTTAATATATCTGGTAAAATTTGGGATTTTGTGGAAGATATTTTTGACTATTACATAATGGTGGATCATCAGCAGCATTTAACCATTAAATTAAGGGTTAGAGGAAGTCAGGAGGATATGCTAGTGTCATTAGTGTATGCAAAAAGTACTAAAACTGAAAGATTGGAGTTGTGGGACTCTTTGGAGGATTTATTTACCTCAGTTGATATTCCTTGGATGATTGGGGGTGATTTTAATTCAATAACCTCAGAAGATGAGAAATTTTGTGGTCTTCCAGTAACCATCAATGAAATTCAAGATTTCAGAGGTTGTATTCATAATTGTGGAATATCAGATTTGGGATTTAGTGGCAGTaaatttacttggtggaatggccAAAGTGGGGATGATTGTATTTTTAAGAGATTGGATAGATGCTTGGGTAATCTGCTCCTACAAGCAAAGTATTCTAGTGTAGGTATCAAACATTTGATTAGGAGTGGGTCAGATCATGCTCCTATGTTAATTTCCTACACAGGAGACAATAGAAGCATCAAAAAACCTTTTAAGTTTTTGAATTTTTGGGTGAAGCAGGAAGGTTTTATAGAGTTGATTAAACAAAACTGGACAGCTGACTTTCTGGCAAATCCTTTCATACTTTTTCATCATAAATTGAAGAAGGTGAAAACAGCATTGGCACAATGGAGTAAAGCAACTTTTGGGAATATATTTCAAGAAATTGAAGCTCTTGAAGAGATCATTAAGGTGAAGGAAACTCAATTTCAGAATTTTCCAACTCCTAATAACAGACAGGAATTGCATAAAGTACAGGCAGAATTACACAGATATTTACATCTAGAGGAAGAATTTTGGAAACAGAAAGTTGGGATGCAGTGGTTTCAGGATGGGGatagaaatacaaaaaaattTCATGCCTATGTTCAGGGGAGAAGGAAACAGATGCAAATTAGAAGAATCCAAGGAGATGATGGGAGCTGGATAGAAGAAGAAGGGGGAATAATTGCTGAAGCCATCAGATTCTACACTGCTCAATTTACAAAGGAAGAAGATCCTAAAGATTTTGATATTTTAAATCATTTTCCCAGGATGATTTTTGAAGAAGAAAACTTATGA